From a single Azospirillaceae bacterium genomic region:
- a CDS encoding glycosyltransferase, protein MPSTEADAEVFTTTARYLSALTEESWLHVPLADEAGRAAAQALVGMPVVGAHAPLKPAALRHFLCGLTLPFRREFRRADLIYTRNLWVAWMAIRFGQHVAFDHYRPWPDQIPPLQFWLYRLLSHPRFIVKICHSEYTRRKYLALGLPEDKVRVVRNGYEPARFQARIPVEEAKRRIGVDPAQKTVVYTGRVNHKKGLALAVEAAKQRPDVLFILVGSYGEGPIEVMARDVPNVRIVPYQTADALADYVYAADILLIPPSRLPLAEFGSTVLPLKVFFYLASGRPILAGQTPDVAEVLRHDQNAWLCPPDSIPDLVAGIDALLTDPAHARRLADAALADSRDYTWAARVQRIHALIQERLDAAPAPRRGWGRQQFRTWLGQSRHWLGHLVRTGALVLPPRPEPAATTAERP, encoded by the coding sequence TTGCCCAGCACTGAGGCCGATGCCGAGGTTTTTACTACAACGGCCCGCTACCTTTCCGCGCTGACCGAGGAATCCTGGCTGCATGTCCCGCTGGCCGACGAGGCCGGCCGCGCCGCCGCCCAGGCGCTGGTCGGCATGCCCGTGGTCGGCGCCCATGCGCCGCTGAAGCCCGCGGCCCTGCGCCACTTCCTGTGCGGCCTGACCCTGCCCTTCCGCCGTGAGTTTCGGCGGGCCGACCTGATCTATACCCGCAACCTGTGGGTCGCCTGGATGGCCATCCGGTTCGGGCAGCATGTGGCCTTCGACCATTACCGGCCCTGGCCCGACCAGATCCCGCCGCTGCAATTCTGGCTGTACCGCCTGCTCAGCCACCCGCGCTTCATCGTCAAGATCTGCCATTCCGAGTATACGCGGCGCAAGTACCTGGCCCTGGGACTGCCGGAGGACAAGGTGCGGGTGGTGCGCAACGGGTACGAGCCCGCGCGCTTCCAGGCCCGCATCCCGGTGGAGGAGGCCAAGCGCCGCATCGGCGTCGATCCCGCCCAGAAGACGGTGGTCTACACCGGCCGCGTCAACCACAAGAAGGGCCTGGCCCTGGCAGTGGAGGCGGCGAAGCAGCGGCCCGACGTGCTGTTCATCCTGGTCGGTTCCTATGGCGAAGGCCCCATCGAGGTGATGGCGCGCGACGTGCCCAACGTGCGCATCGTCCCCTATCAGACGGCCGACGCCCTGGCCGACTATGTCTACGCCGCCGACATCCTGCTGATCCCGCCCTCGCGCCTGCCGCTGGCGGAGTTCGGATCGACCGTGTTGCCGCTCAAGGTCTTTTTCTACCTGGCGTCCGGGCGCCCCATCCTGGCCGGACAGACGCCGGACGTGGCGGAGGTGCTGCGCCACGACCAGAACGCCTGGCTCTGTCCCCCCGACAGCATCCCCGACCTGGTGGCCGGCATCGACGCGCTGCTGACCGATCCGGCGCACGCCCGGCGGCTGGCGGACGCCGCCCTGGCCGACAGCCGCGACTATACCTGGGCGGCGCGGGTACAGCGCATCCACGCCCTGATCCAGGAACGGCTGGACGCCGCACCGGCGCCCCGGCGTGGCTGGGGCCGGCAGCAGTTCCGCACCTGGCTGGGCCAGTCCCGGCATTGGCTGGGCCATCTGGTCCGCACCGGCGCCCTGGTGTTGCCCCCCCGACCGGAACCGGCCGCCACCACCGCGGAACGCCCGTGA
- a CDS encoding c-type cytochrome has product MVGFRMATRLPALRAVLPLVLSALLVHAAPARAAGKDAMEDRLLACAACHGAQGAGTNSDYFPRLAGKPAGYLFNQLVAFRDGRRKYAPMNYLLEFQPDEYLHKMAEYYAAQRPPLPPHPPTDASQDVLARGQSLVTSGDPATGVPACASCHGATFTGMELGIPGLVGLRANYISAQLGAFRYGTRTAIAPDCMQEVAGRLTEADVAAVAAYLSSLPIPADPSPAKKDAYPTPLVCGSEPQAGGH; this is encoded by the coding sequence ATGGTTGGTTTCCGCATGGCCACCCGGCTGCCCGCTTTGCGGGCCGTCCTGCCATTGGTGCTGTCAGCGCTTCTTGTCCATGCGGCACCTGCCCGGGCCGCCGGCAAGGACGCTATGGAGGATCGCCTGCTTGCCTGTGCCGCTTGTCATGGCGCGCAAGGGGCCGGCACCAACAGCGATTATTTCCCGCGCCTGGCGGGGAAGCCGGCCGGTTACCTGTTCAATCAGCTGGTGGCGTTCCGGGACGGGCGGCGGAAATACGCGCCCATGAACTACCTGCTTGAATTCCAGCCGGACGAATATCTCCATAAAATGGCGGAGTATTACGCGGCGCAGCGCCCGCCTCTGCCGCCGCACCCACCCACTGACGCCAGCCAGGACGTGCTGGCGCGCGGGCAATCGCTGGTCACCAGCGGCGATCCGGCCACGGGCGTTCCCGCCTGCGCCAGTTGCCACGGCGCCACCTTCACCGGCATGGAACTGGGCATCCCCGGCCTGGTCGGCCTGCGCGCCAATTACATCAGCGCGCAGCTGGGCGCCTTCCGCTACGGCACGCGCACCGCCATCGCGCCCGACTGCATGCAGGAGGTGGCCGGCCGCCTGACGGAGGCCGACGTGGCCGCGGTCGCGGCATACCTCTCCTCGCTTCCCATCCCGGCGGACCCGTCGCCGGCGAAGAAGGACGCGTACCCGACGCCGCTGGTTTGCGGCAGTGAACCGCAGGCAGGGGGGCATTGA
- a CDS encoding c-type cytochrome, whose amino-acid sequence MRTVIIALAMLLGAAGGAAAASNADLVKQGEYLARAGDCVACHTEPGGRLFGGGRPMPTPFGTLYSSNITSDPETGIGKWTTDQFYTMMHDGRSSDGGLIYPAMPFGSYTKVTRADADAIFAYLKSVPPVKAPNRPHDLRFPYNNRQLILGWRTLFFQAGEYKPDPAKSTEWNRGAYLVQGLGHCSMCHTPINALGGSSDSKAFEGGLIPMQNWYAPSLTSNKEAGLGEWSLEEISDLLRTGVSARGAVYGPMAEVVYDSLQYLSDADTRAMAVYLKSLGQGGPPDATAPAVASAESSLLFRLGKTVYDAQCATCHGADGKGKPPHFPPLANNQSIEMTSAVNAIRMVLNGGYPPGTKGNPMPYGMPPFAQSLSDEDVAAVVTYIRGAWGNKAGPVTAIQANQLRSAPLD is encoded by the coding sequence ATGCGCACCGTCATTATCGCCCTGGCGATGCTGCTGGGGGCCGCCGGCGGTGCCGCCGCCGCCAGCAACGCCGACCTGGTCAAGCAGGGGGAGTACCTGGCGCGGGCGGGCGATTGCGTCGCCTGCCATACGGAGCCGGGCGGCCGGCTGTTCGGTGGCGGGCGCCCCATGCCCACGCCGTTCGGCACCCTCTATTCGTCCAACATCACGTCCGACCCGGAAACCGGCATCGGCAAATGGACCACCGACCAGTTCTACACGATGATGCATGATGGCCGCTCATCGGACGGCGGCCTGATCTATCCGGCCATGCCCTTCGGGTCCTACACCAAGGTGACGCGGGCCGACGCGGACGCCATCTTCGCCTATCTGAAATCCGTGCCGCCGGTGAAGGCGCCCAACCGCCCGCACGATTTGCGTTTCCCCTACAACAACCGGCAGCTGATCCTGGGCTGGCGCACCCTGTTCTTCCAGGCGGGGGAGTACAAGCCCGACCCGGCCAAGTCGACGGAATGGAACCGTGGCGCCTATCTGGTGCAGGGGCTGGGCCATTGTTCCATGTGCCACACCCCCATCAATGCCCTGGGCGGCAGTTCGGACAGCAAGGCGTTCGAGGGCGGGCTGATCCCCATGCAGAACTGGTACGCCCCCTCGCTTACCTCCAACAAGGAGGCGGGCTTGGGTGAGTGGAGCCTGGAGGAAATCTCCGACCTGCTGCGGACCGGCGTGTCGGCCCGGGGTGCGGTCTACGGCCCGATGGCGGAGGTGGTGTACGACAGCCTGCAATACCTGTCCGATGCCGACACCCGCGCCATGGCGGTCTATCTGAAAAGCCTGGGGCAGGGCGGGCCGCCGGACGCGACGGCGCCGGCCGTCGCCTCGGCCGAGAGCAGCCTGCTGTTCCGCCTGGGCAAGACCGTCTACGACGCGCAGTGCGCCACCTGCCATGGTGCGGACGGCAAGGGCAAGCCGCCGCATTTCCCGCCGCTGGCCAACAACCAGTCGATCGAGATGACCTCCGCCGTCAACGCCATCCGCATGGTGCTGAACGGTGGCTATCCGCCCGGCACCAAGGGCAACCCCATGCCCTACGGCATGCCGCCCTTCGCGCAGTCGCTGTCGGATGAGGATGTGGCGGCCGTCGTCACCTACATCCGCGGCGCCTGGGGCAACAAGGCGGGGCCGGTGACCGCCATCCAGGCCAACCAACTCCGCTCCGCACCGCTGGATTGA
- a CDS encoding b(o/a)3-type cytochrome-c oxidase subunit 1, giving the protein MTSKRLILAHFWLAFAGFAGALLLGEWQMFIRSPLHAWISNPEWYYRSVTAHGTAMAYVLPTLVAMGFGYFITEAALKRPLIGQKWAWAGFGLALVGTVTAVVPVAAGKASVLYTFYPPLIGSPFYYIGVVLVVVGSWIWVALMAINLYRWKKDNPGAPVPLAMFANVAGSYLWAWTAVGAAIELLFQILPVALGLKTTIDAGLARVFFSWTLHAIVYFWLMPTYIAYYTIVPRAIGGRLYSDSMGRLSFILFLVVAMPIGIHHLFMDPQVGAGFKFLHSVFTALVALPTLLTVFTICASVEIAARLRGGKGVLGWIRALPWRNPMMLALAFSFVMLGFGGAGGLINMSYQLDSTIHNTQWITGHFHLIFGGAIVIMYFAIAYDVWPHLTGRALECHGLMRAQLWTWFVGMMVLTFPWHWVGILSMPRRMAYYDYTDPVLAAEAIWVVMSTIGGAILVVSGILFLTVLIRGHRAPVADPGPYRFAVAVHQAQRVPVALNSYGLWLSLMLGLTLINYGFPIIHLLTTPGTNVPAITVGAQK; this is encoded by the coding sequence TTGACCAGTAAGCGCCTGATCCTGGCCCATTTCTGGCTGGCCTTCGCCGGGTTCGCCGGGGCCTTGCTGCTGGGCGAATGGCAGATGTTCATCCGCAGCCCGCTGCACGCCTGGATCAGCAATCCGGAATGGTACTACCGCTCCGTCACCGCCCACGGCACGGCCATGGCCTATGTGCTGCCCACCCTGGTCGCCATGGGTTTCGGCTATTTCATCACCGAGGCGGCGTTGAAGCGCCCGCTGATCGGGCAGAAGTGGGCCTGGGCCGGCTTCGGCCTGGCGCTGGTGGGCACGGTCACGGCCGTCGTGCCGGTGGCGGCGGGCAAGGCCTCCGTCCTCTACACCTTCTACCCGCCGCTGATCGGCAGCCCGTTCTATTACATCGGCGTCGTGCTGGTGGTGGTGGGATCGTGGATCTGGGTGGCGCTGATGGCCATCAACCTTTACCGGTGGAAGAAGGACAATCCCGGCGCGCCGGTGCCGCTGGCCATGTTCGCCAACGTCGCGGGGTCTTACCTCTGGGCGTGGACGGCGGTGGGGGCGGCGATCGAACTGCTGTTCCAGATCCTGCCGGTGGCCCTGGGCCTGAAGACCACCATCGATGCCGGGCTGGCGCGGGTGTTCTTCTCCTGGACGCTGCACGCCATCGTCTATTTCTGGCTGATGCCCACCTACATCGCCTATTACACCATCGTGCCGCGGGCCATCGGCGGGCGGCTGTACAGTGACTCCATGGGCCGGCTGTCCTTCATCCTGTTCCTGGTGGTGGCCATGCCCATCGGCATCCATCACCTGTTCATGGATCCGCAGGTGGGGGCCGGCTTCAAGTTCCTGCACTCGGTCTTCACCGCCCTGGTGGCCCTGCCCACCCTGCTGACCGTGTTCACCATCTGCGCCTCGGTGGAGATCGCGGCCCGGCTGCGCGGCGGCAAGGGTGTGCTGGGCTGGATACGGGCGCTGCCCTGGCGCAACCCCATGATGCTGGCGCTGGCCTTCTCCTTCGTCATGCTGGGTTTCGGCGGCGCCGGCGGCCTGATCAACATGAGCTACCAGCTGGACAGCACCATCCACAACACGCAGTGGATCACCGGCCATTTCCACCTGATCTTCGGCGGCGCCATCGTGATCATGTATTTCGCGATCGCCTACGATGTCTGGCCGCACCTGACGGGCCGGGCGCTGGAATGCCACGGCCTGATGCGGGCGCAGCTGTGGACATGGTTCGTCGGCATGATGGTGCTGACCTTCCCCTGGCATTGGGTCGGCATCCTCAGCATGCCCCGGCGCATGGCCTATTATGATTATACCGACCCCGTGCTGGCGGCGGAGGCCATCTGGGTCGTCATGTCCACCATCGGCGGCGCCATCCTGGTGGTGTCGGGCATCCTGTTCCTGACCGTGCTGATCCGGGGGCACCGGGCGCCCGTGGCCGATCCCGGCCCCTATCGTTTCGCCGTGGCGGTGCACCAGGCGCAGCGGGTGCCGGTGGCGCTCAACAGCTATGGCCTGTGGCTCAGCCTCATGCTGGGCCTCACCCTGATCAACTATGGCTTCCCCATCATCCATCTTCTGACCACGCCCGGCACCAACGTGCCGGCCATCACCGTGGGGGCGCAGAAATGA
- a CDS encoding c-type cytochrome yields the protein MSAEPLFSLRNRWFTTSVGAVAGIAAVAALAGFLWFPSLPAGGGIDGVWGEICSAAGLFRSTPAKDTAVKPDFQGTQVVVTPTLLDGADAASVGRGATLAMQCSMCHGARGLSMADSPNLAGQHPLVIYKQLQDFKSGARSSAIMEPLVAKLTDQDMRDLAAFYAYLPRAPWNIPTDAPPPRIVINGAPVRGIAPCGACHGTLSMKPGAAWLDGQAHAYIRAQLVAFAAGTRHNDIGQQMRNIARTMTPEEIEAAAAYYAGQ from the coding sequence ATGAGCGCCGAGCCCTTGTTCTCGCTGCGTAACCGGTGGTTCACCACCAGCGTCGGCGCCGTGGCCGGTATCGCGGCGGTGGCGGCGCTGGCCGGTTTCCTGTGGTTCCCGTCCCTGCCGGCGGGCGGCGGCATCGACGGGGTCTGGGGTGAGATTTGCAGTGCCGCCGGCCTCTTCCGCTCAACACCAGCCAAGGACACCGCCGTCAAGCCGGATTTCCAGGGAACGCAGGTGGTGGTCACACCCACCCTGCTGGATGGTGCGGATGCCGCCTCGGTGGGCCGGGGTGCCACCCTGGCGATGCAGTGCTCCATGTGCCACGGCGCGCGGGGGCTCAGCATGGCGGACTCCCCCAACCTGGCCGGCCAGCACCCCCTGGTGATCTACAAGCAGTTGCAGGACTTCAAGTCCGGCGCGCGGTCCAGCGCCATCATGGAACCGCTGGTCGCCAAGCTGACCGACCAGGACATGCGCGACCTAGCGGCCTTCTACGCCTATCTGCCGCGCGCCCCCTGGAACATCCCGACCGACGCGCCGCCGCCCCGCATCGTCATCAACGGCGCCCCGGTGCGCGGCATCGCCCCCTGCGGCGCCTGCCACGGCACGCTCAGCATGAAGCCGGGTGCCGCCTGGCTGGACGGCCAGGCCCACGCCTACATCCGCGCCCAGCTGGTGGCCTTCGCCGCGGGTACCCGGCATAACGACATCGGCCAGCAGATGCGCAACATCGCCCGGACGATGACGCCCGAGGAGATCGAGGCGGCTGCCGCCTATTACGCCGGGCAATAA
- a CDS encoding HPP family protein, whose product MSENSIPARPRPYSVLRSVVMPGLKPLPALLAGFGAFLTILLLAELTARAGAPLLIAPFGASCVVVFALPKGPLARPRNVIGGHLISATIGLAVLHLLGPSPAAYAIGVGLATAAMALTDTLHPPAGADPIVVVMTGAAWPFLLMPILGGALLIVAMALCFRRLAVRYY is encoded by the coding sequence TTGTCCGAAAACTCGATCCCCGCGCGACCGCGCCCCTACTCGGTGCTGCGGTCCGTCGTCATGCCCGGCCTCAAGCCCCTGCCCGCGCTACTGGCCGGTTTCGGCGCCTTCCTCACCATCCTGCTGCTGGCGGAACTGACGGCCCGGGCCGGCGCGCCACTGCTGATCGCGCCGTTCGGCGCCAGTTGCGTCGTGGTGTTCGCGTTGCCCAAGGGCCCGCTGGCCCGGCCGCGCAACGTCATCGGCGGGCACCTGATATCCGCCACCATCGGCCTGGCGGTGCTGCACCTGCTGGGCCCGTCGCCGGCCGCCTACGCCATCGGCGTGGGCCTGGCCACGGCCGCCATGGCCCTGACCGACACGCTGCACCCACCGGCGGGCGCCGATCCCATCGTCGTCGTCATGACAGGTGCCGCCTGGCCCTTCCTGCTGATGCCCATCCTGGGTGGCGCGCTGCTGATCGTGGCGATGGCGCTGTGCTTCCGCCGGCTGGCCGTCCGGTACTACTGA
- a CDS encoding NAD-dependent formate dehydrogenase: MAKVVCVLYDDPVDGYPKGYARDGIPEITHYPSGQTAPTPKAIDFAPGTLLGSVSGELGLRKYLESQGHTLVVTSDKDGPDSALERELADAEVVISQPFWPAYLTAERIAKAPKLKLALTAGIGSDHVDLQAAMDRGVTVAEVTYCNSISVAEHVVMMILGLVRNYLPSHEWVLKGGWNIADCVTRSYDVEGMHVGTVAAGRIGLAVLRRLKPFDMHLHYTDRHRLPEAVEKELGLTWHATREEMYKVCDVVTLNCPLHPETEHMINEQTLKLFKRGAYLVNTARGKLCDRDAIARALESGQLAGYAGDVWFPQPAPQDHPWRTMPHHGMTPHISGTSLSAQTRYAAGTREILECFFEGRPIRDEYLIVDGGKLAGTGAHSYSAGNATGGSDEAAKFKKAV, translated from the coding sequence ATGGCGAAAGTTGTCTGCGTTCTGTACGACGATCCGGTCGACGGCTACCCCAAGGGCTATGCCCGTGACGGCATTCCCGAGATCACCCACTATCCCAGTGGGCAGACGGCGCCGACGCCCAAGGCCATCGACTTCGCCCCCGGCACCCTGCTGGGCAGCGTCTCGGGCGAACTGGGCCTGCGCAAGTACCTGGAATCCCAGGGGCACACCCTGGTGGTAACGTCGGACAAGGACGGCCCCGATAGCGCCCTGGAACGCGAGCTGGCGGATGCGGAGGTCGTCATCTCCCAGCCCTTCTGGCCGGCCTACCTGACGGCGGAGCGCATCGCCAAGGCGCCCAAGCTGAAGCTGGCGCTGACCGCCGGCATCGGGTCCGACCATGTCGACCTGCAGGCCGCCATGGACCGGGGCGTCACCGTGGCCGAGGTCACCTATTGCAACAGCATCAGCGTGGCCGAGCATGTGGTCATGATGATCCTGGGCCTGGTGCGCAACTACCTGCCGTCGCACGAATGGGTGCTGAAGGGCGGCTGGAACATCGCCGACTGCGTCACCCGGTCCTATGACGTGGAGGGCATGCACGTGGGCACGGTGGCCGCCGGCCGTATCGGCCTGGCCGTGCTGCGCCGCCTGAAGCCCTTCGACATGCATCTGCACTATACCGACCGCCATCGCCTGCCCGAGGCGGTGGAGAAGGAACTGGGCCTGACCTGGCACGCGACGCGGGAGGAGATGTACAAGGTCTGCGATGTCGTCACGCTCAATTGCCCCCTCCACCCGGAGACGGAGCACATGATCAACGAACAGACGCTGAAGCTGTTCAAGCGCGGCGCCTATCTGGTCAACACGGCGCGCGGCAAGCTGTGCGACCGGGACGCCATCGCCCGCGCCCTGGAAAGCGGGCAACTGGCCGGTTACGCCGGTGACGTCTGGTTCCCGCAGCCCGCACCCCAGGACCACCCCTGGCGCACCATGCCCCACCACGGCATGACGCCCCACATCTCCGGCACGTCGCTGTCCGCCCAGACGCGCTACGCCGCCGGCACGCGCGAGATCCTGGAGTGCTTCTTCGAGGGCCGGCCCATCCGGGATGAATACCTGATCGTGGACGGCGGCAAGCTGGCCGGCACCGGCGCCCATTCCTACAGCGCCGGCAACGCCACCGGCGGGTCGGATGAGGCCGCCAAGTTCAAGAAGGCGGTCTGA